One segment of Candidatus Micropelagos thuwalensis DNA contains the following:
- the addB gene encoding double-strand break repair protein AddB, with protein sequence MSRRSHVFNIPSGFSFLEQLATTILSDPTLDGLFDSQTRLQDYTILLPTRRAVRNLQNLLLQKSGTDVLLMPEIRPLGDVDPEEMIFAEAEAGLTGLSGALPSQVPAISGIERDISLMSLVQAWLETSGRAGGLASASKLTAELTALLDSLQIEEVDTSQLNSLVPGEFSHNWQQTLEFLKILTSAWPLHKQEIGRCDPSERRRLLLDRLTTLWTTHPPGGPVLAAGSTGSIPATSRLLQCIARLEKGAVVLSGLDMQLPPEGWAQLKNEHAHPQSGLFHLCEAMELQRSDIRTFPGLQTKSTTNIQCARAAFVNQALWPTSLTGRWVDLLTDEKPSQNLFENMHIYEAPDIRSEAGVIALALREVLETPKKTAMLITPDRQLARRVSILLRKWGVKINDTAGQPLSRTPVGIFAGLVLQAMVTDFSPVNLLALLKHPFCRAGQSAKTYRQMISRLELYALRGFKPAGNGVKVESKNGLDYIKARLERLQSEKRQDKQNTKEEAHIGEVITFIDKLQQLFKPLREVPFQATLNKVGLALLAVMESLSRDDANISILWDSARQEDSEHLDAFMSVMVEFIKAEDFTVPQSEWSALLDYWLYQTPVRPRVNAHPRLSIMGLLEARLVDADLVILGSLNEGTWPTLPETGAWLSRPMRESLGMVAPERRIGQSAHDFVQAFSAPEVLLTRAEKISGTPQLPSRWLSRLRALHAGLYEDICSWPDAERLSTLWTALDTPPPPKAEKRPEPKPPADVRPDRLSVTQIATLQSDPYAIYAKHILKLKPLDPLEADVTAAIRGSFIHKVLEQFTLNHPDTLPDDTAAALRETALKLADETAEGQAVLLYWWSRFSAVADWIADFEMSRRPGISKIFTEITGSMTFDIANKPFNLTAKADRIELTDKGYINILDYKTGLPPSKSDIEKMRAPQMPLEAAIAISGGFEGIDKNARIKELSHIQVHGGYPAGTIRTEENPEELAETALSGLKKLLEYYADENTAYIPELHPDRVSFRDYAHLARVQEWMSEEDS encoded by the coding sequence ATGTCACGACGCTCGCATGTTTTTAATATTCCTTCCGGCTTTAGCTTTCTTGAGCAACTGGCAACAACGATTTTATCTGACCCGACTCTCGATGGGTTATTTGACTCGCAAACACGCCTACAGGATTACACAATTTTACTTCCGACTCGCCGGGCGGTAAGAAATTTACAAAATCTGTTGTTGCAAAAATCAGGAACAGATGTGCTTTTAATGCCTGAAATCCGCCCTCTGGGGGATGTCGATCCAGAGGAGATGATTTTTGCTGAGGCCGAGGCCGGACTAACAGGTCTTTCCGGTGCGTTACCTTCGCAGGTACCGGCAATCTCTGGCATTGAACGCGATATAAGTTTGATGAGCTTGGTTCAAGCCTGGCTTGAGACATCTGGTCGTGCCGGGGGGCTGGCATCAGCCTCGAAACTAACCGCTGAACTGACAGCCCTGCTGGACAGTTTGCAAATTGAGGAAGTTGATACCTCTCAACTGAATTCCCTCGTGCCGGGCGAATTCAGTCATAATTGGCAACAGACGCTTGAATTTCTAAAAATCTTAACATCGGCATGGCCGCTTCATAAACAAGAAATTGGTCGTTGTGATCCGAGTGAAAGGCGTCGCCTCTTATTGGACAGGCTGACGACATTATGGACAACGCATCCCCCCGGCGGACCGGTCTTAGCAGCAGGGTCTACGGGGAGTATTCCTGCGACTTCTCGATTATTGCAATGCATTGCGCGGCTTGAAAAGGGGGCGGTTGTTTTATCGGGGTTGGACATGCAGTTGCCGCCGGAAGGTTGGGCACAATTAAAAAATGAACATGCTCATCCGCAATCTGGTTTGTTTCACCTTTGCGAGGCAATGGAATTACAACGATCAGATATTCGGACCTTCCCTGGATTACAGACAAAATCTACCACGAATATCCAATGCGCGCGTGCGGCCTTTGTGAACCAGGCTTTATGGCCGACATCGCTGACGGGGCGATGGGTTGATTTGCTCACGGACGAAAAACCATCCCAAAATCTTTTTGAAAACATGCATATCTATGAGGCGCCGGATATACGAAGTGAAGCCGGCGTTATCGCCTTGGCCCTCAGAGAGGTTTTGGAAACGCCTAAAAAGACAGCCATGTTAATTACTCCCGATCGTCAATTGGCACGGCGCGTTTCGATTTTGCTGAGAAAATGGGGCGTTAAGATTAACGATACGGCGGGTCAACCATTGTCGCGGACACCGGTTGGTATTTTTGCCGGTCTGGTCTTACAAGCCATGGTTACTGACTTTTCCCCTGTTAATTTACTTGCTCTTTTAAAGCATCCTTTTTGCCGCGCTGGGCAGAGTGCCAAGACCTACCGACAGATGATTTCTCGATTGGAGCTTTATGCCCTTCGTGGCTTTAAGCCCGCAGGAAACGGGGTAAAAGTTGAGAGTAAAAACGGTCTTGATTATATCAAGGCGCGCCTTGAGCGCCTGCAATCTGAAAAAAGGCAGGACAAACAAAATACAAAAGAAGAAGCGCATATTGGCGAAGTGATTACCTTTATAGATAAGCTTCAGCAATTATTTAAGCCACTGAGGGAAGTGCCATTTCAGGCAACTTTGAACAAAGTTGGTCTGGCTCTTTTGGCGGTGATGGAGAGCCTCAGTCGTGATGACGCGAATATCTCAATTTTATGGGACTCTGCGCGGCAAGAGGATAGTGAGCATCTCGATGCCTTCATGTCGGTAATGGTTGAATTTATTAAAGCTGAAGATTTCACTGTGCCACAAAGTGAATGGTCGGCTCTGTTAGATTACTGGCTATATCAGACGCCCGTTCGCCCAAGGGTCAATGCACATCCCAGATTATCAATTATGGGTTTGCTCGAAGCCCGGCTTGTTGACGCGGATTTGGTCATACTCGGTAGTCTGAATGAAGGGACTTGGCCGACCCTGCCGGAAACCGGGGCTTGGTTGTCGCGTCCTATGCGGGAGAGCCTTGGTATGGTTGCGCCGGAGCGCCGTATTGGTCAAAGTGCTCACGATTTCGTTCAGGCGTTTAGCGCACCGGAAGTCCTCCTGACCCGTGCGGAAAAAATATCAGGTACACCGCAATTGCCTTCACGCTGGTTGAGCCGCCTCAGAGCCTTACATGCAGGCTTATATGAGGATATCTGCTCCTGGCCAGATGCAGAGCGGTTATCAACTTTGTGGACGGCACTGGATACACCACCACCACCAAAGGCGGAAAAACGGCCTGAACCTAAACCGCCTGCCGATGTTCGACCTGACCGCCTGTCCGTTACCCAAATTGCAACTCTTCAATCTGACCCATATGCAATTTACGCAAAACATATTTTGAAGCTTAAGCCGCTTGACCCGCTTGAAGCAGATGTGACCGCGGCGATACGCGGTAGTTTTATTCATAAAGTGTTGGAGCAATTCACTCTCAATCATCCAGATACTTTGCCGGATGATACGGCCGCCGCTTTGCGCGAAACAGCATTAAAATTGGCTGATGAAACCGCCGAGGGGCAAGCTGTTTTGCTTTATTGGTGGTCAAGGTTTTCGGCTGTTGCAGATTGGATTGCGGATTTTGAAATGTCCCGTCGTCCCGGGATAAGCAAAATATTTACTGAAATTACCGGCAGTATGACATTCGATATTGCCAACAAGCCTTTTAATTTGACTGCTAAGGCTGACAGGATTGAGCTGACCGATAAGGGGTATATTAATATTCTCGATTACAAAACCGGATTACCGCCCAGCAAGTCCGATATTGAAAAAATGCGTGCGCCGCAAATGCCACTTGAGGCCGCCATTGCCATTTCTGGTGGTTTTGAGGGTATCGACAAAAACGCCCGCATTAAGGAGCTGTCACATATTCAGGTGCATGGCGGGTATCCCGCAGGGACAATCAGAACGGAAGAGAACCCTGAGGAACTTGCTGAAACAGCCTTATCCGGCTTGAAGAAATTACTGGAATATTACGCTGATGAAAACACGGCTTATATTCCCGAGCTTCACCCAGACCGTGTGAGCTTCAGGGATTATGCCCATCTTGCAAGGGTGCAAGAATGGATGAGCGAGGAAGATAGTTGA
- a CDS encoding nucleotidyltransferase family protein, with protein MTSPMSKPTHAMVLAAGLGQRMQASETDPPKPLTKIGGIALLDRMLTRLADFGVTHVVINLHHKSEMIEAHLRDVDYPFEIIFSDERASLMETGGGVFQALPLLGDMPFFVCNADVLWIENAKNVNTKTLEKLASTFEPEKMDACLLLASRDNCTGYDGTGDFNYTLHGKIERRKVESGAEWIYAGVQIVSPSLFEKTPEAVKSHPFSFNVLWDESLAAERLYGCSLDGTWLHVGTPQGVQDAERILQEK; from the coding sequence ATGACCTCTCCAATGTCTAAGCCGACACATGCCATGGTGCTTGCAGCCGGATTGGGGCAGCGGATGCAGGCCTCCGAAACGGACCCGCCGAAACCTCTAACCAAAATCGGTGGCATTGCCTTATTGGATCGCATGCTGACACGCCTTGCGGATTTCGGGGTAACGCATGTGGTGATTAATCTGCATCATAAATCGGAGATGATTGAGGCGCATTTGCGAGATGTAGATTATCCCTTTGAAATTATTTTTTCCGATGAACGCGCCAGCTTAATGGAGACAGGGGGGGGTGTTTTTCAAGCTCTCCCCCTGCTCGGTGATATGCCGTTTTTCGTGTGTAACGCGGATGTGCTTTGGATTGAAAACGCCAAAAATGTGAACACGAAGACGCTTGAAAAGTTAGCAAGCACTTTTGAGCCGGAGAAAATGGACGCGTGCTTGTTACTAGCCTCAAGAGATAATTGCACCGGTTATGATGGTACAGGGGATTTCAACTATACGCTGCATGGAAAGATTGAAAGACGTAAAGTGGAGTCGGGTGCGGAATGGATTTATGCCGGGGTTCAGATTGTATCACCCTCTCTGTTTGAAAAAACGCCTGAGGCGGTAAAGTCACACCCCTTTTCTTTTAATGTTTTATGGGATGAGTCACTTGCCGCAGAACGGCTTTACGGGTGTTCTTTGGATGGCACATGGTTGCATGTAGGCACACCGCAAGGTGTGCAAGATGCCGAACGCATTTTGCAAGAAAAATAA
- a CDS encoding PTS sugar transporter subunit IIA has translation MIGLVIVTHGGLANEFRAALEHVVGEQHQFEAICIGPDDDMEKRREDIAVATKDVDSGDGVILLTDMFGGTPSNLAISLLDHGRVEVIAGVNLPMLIKLVGVREKMGLEEAVEAAQDSARKYISVASKVLSRKED, from the coding sequence ATGATTGGTCTTGTGATAGTGACACATGGCGGTCTCGCCAATGAATTCAGAGCCGCGCTTGAGCATGTTGTAGGGGAACAGCATCAGTTTGAGGCTATTTGTATTGGCCCAGATGATGATATGGAAAAAAGGCGGGAAGACATTGCTGTTGCAACTAAGGATGTTGATAGCGGCGACGGGGTGATTTTATTAACCGACATGTTCGGTGGCACACCTTCCAATCTTGCGATTTCTCTACTGGATCATGGGCGCGTGGAGGTGATTGCAGGTGTAAATCTGCCCATGCTCATTAAACTTGTGGGTGTGCGCGAAAAAATGGGCCTTGAAGAAGCTGTGGAAGCGGCACAAGACTCAGCGCGTAAATACATTTCAGTTGCCAGTAAAGTTCTGAGCCGAAAAGAAGATTAA
- a CDS encoding HPr kinase/phosphorylase, giving the protein MTDQQDTSSLHGNCLWVNETGVLILGKAASGKTGLTLAMINSGRGTLVADDQVIINRAHKILMACPPEALKGMMHIHGIGIVDFDYMAPVPLHLIIQLVPHEDVPLIAEKSEKEIEGLSLPLLRLAGHEASSADTLWLATELLKKEMLFKV; this is encoded by the coding sequence ATGACAGACCAGCAAGATACATCCTCTCTACATGGAAATTGCCTTTGGGTAAATGAAACTGGGGTGCTGATTCTAGGAAAGGCCGCCAGTGGCAAAACGGGTCTGACTTTGGCGATGATCAATTCAGGGCGCGGAACTCTCGTTGCAGATGACCAAGTCATTATCAATCGCGCGCATAAAATCTTGATGGCGTGTCCGCCCGAAGCTCTGAAAGGCATGATGCATATTCATGGTATTGGTATTGTTGATTTTGATTACATGGCCCCTGTGCCACTGCATTTGATTATTCAGCTTGTGCCGCATGAGGATGTACCGCTCATAGCTGAAAAAAGTGAAAAAGAAATAGAAGGTCTGTCTCTCCCTTTATTGAGATTGGCTGGTCATGAGGCGAGTAGTGCCGATACATTATGGCTGGCTACGGAGCTTTTGAAAAAAGAGATGCTTTTTAAAGTGTAA
- the ahcY gene encoding adenosylhomocysteinase: MAEDYKVADISLADWGRKEIAIAETEMPGLMALREEFGEEKPLNGARITGCLHMTIQTAVLIETLIALGAEVRWSSCNIFSTQDHAAAAIAAEGIPVFAWKGETEEEYWWCVEQTIKGPDGWTPNILLDDGGDLTVIMHDKYPELLDDVRGVSEETTTGVLRLYEMEQKGTLRTPAINVNDSVTKSKFDNLYGCRESLVDGVKRATDVMIAGKIAVVCGFGDVGKGSAESLRSQGARVMVTEIDPICALQAAMEGYEVITMDEAAPIGDIFISATGNKDVITVDHMRDMKDRAIVGNIGHFDSEIQVEALRNQKWHNVKPQVDEVEFADGKRIILLAEGRLLNLGCATGHPSFVMSASFTNQVLAQIELWQNHTNYERKVYVLPKHLDEKVATLHLAKLGAKLTKLSDEQASYIGVAQQGPFKPEHYRY, from the coding sequence ATGGCTGAAGATTATAAAGTCGCGGATATTAGCCTCGCTGACTGGGGCAGAAAAGAAATCGCGATTGCGGAAACCGAGATGCCTGGACTCATGGCGCTCAGAGAAGAATTTGGCGAAGAGAAGCCGCTTAATGGTGCGCGCATTACCGGTTGTCTTCACATGACCATTCAAACAGCCGTGTTGATTGAAACACTGATTGCTCTTGGTGCAGAGGTTCGCTGGTCAAGTTGTAATATTTTCTCGACGCAAGACCATGCCGCTGCCGCGATTGCCGCAGAAGGTATTCCGGTTTTTGCCTGGAAAGGTGAGACCGAAGAAGAATATTGGTGGTGTGTTGAGCAGACCATAAAAGGGCCGGATGGCTGGACACCGAATATCCTGTTGGACGATGGCGGTGATTTAACGGTCATCATGCATGATAAATACCCTGAATTGCTGGACGATGTGCGAGGTGTTTCTGAGGAAACAACAACCGGCGTGTTGCGCCTGTATGAAATGGAACAGAAAGGCACGCTCCGTACACCGGCGATCAATGTTAATGACAGTGTGACAAAATCCAAATTTGATAATCTTTATGGCTGCCGTGAAAGTCTCGTTGATGGCGTGAAACGCGCTACCGATGTTATGATTGCCGGTAAAATAGCTGTCGTTTGTGGTTTCGGCGATGTTGGTAAAGGATCAGCTGAAAGTCTCCGCAGTCAAGGCGCGCGCGTTATGGTTACAGAAATTGACCCGATTTGCGCGCTTCAAGCTGCGATGGAAGGCTATGAAGTCATTACCATGGATGAAGCTGCGCCAATTGGCGATATTTTCATCTCTGCAACTGGCAACAAAGATGTGATTACCGTTGACCATATGCGGGATATGAAAGACCGTGCGATTGTTGGCAATATTGGCCACTTTGACAGTGAAATTCAGGTTGAAGCGCTGAGAAACCAAAAATGGCATAATGTGAAGCCACAGGTTGATGAGGTCGAATTTGCCGACGGTAAACGAATTATTCTGTTGGCGGAGGGTCGTCTTCTCAATCTGGGTTGTGCCACAGGTCACCCAAGCTTTGTGATGAGTGCATCATTCACCAACCAAGTGCTGGCGCAAATCGAACTATGGCAAAACCACACGAATTATGAGCGCAAAGTTTATGTTCTGCCCAAGCATTTGGATGAGAAGGTTGCGACATTGCACCTTGCCAAGCTGGGTGCGAAGCTGACAAAGCTTTCCGACGAACAAGCGAGTTATATTGGTGTGGCTCAGCAAGGCCCATTCAAGCCGGAACACTACAGATATTAA
- the tsaE gene encoding tRNA (adenosine(37)-N6)-threonylcarbamoyltransferase complex ATPase subunit type 1 TsaE, with translation MKNGNATISVKLALPDISAVRRFAGWIAPRLNKGDWLLLSGDLGAGKTELARGIIRQIFGVYTDVPSPTFTLIQHYESPEIKLLHTDLYRLESSEEIAELGLLDETDSIVLVEWPEKLGAYMPEKAVTIHLEDVGSIRQCTLHVVPDNADFFHGLDDFINREKVLTDFLEKNGYGQAVRTTLAGDASSRRYERLEMDNKRFILMDWPALPNENDDYKAKVFLSKSVTDFRDICAYLIRCGLSAPEIYAQDDAQGFLVLEDFGQHNFTETIDAKDPHLPILYHESIMALAALYHHADTKNPQTNGRQFSTPVRYDKAIILTEIQKFIDWYMPSLEKTLPDSALAAWEEIWGTLVTKLEAMKVHDVMMLRDVHSPNLHWLDNRQSIRRVGFIDIQDGIAGHPAYDVVSLLQDARRDLPKDFEGRFKALYVTETGLDAEDFDTAYNIFGVQRNLRILGIFVWLSKVQGKSSYLQHIPRVNGYIKAGLAHAALADLRGWFETYVPEVLAT, from the coding sequence ATGAAAAATGGGAATGCGACAATTTCCGTAAAATTGGCTTTGCCCGATATTTCGGCTGTCAGGCGTTTTGCAGGATGGATAGCTCCACGGCTAAACAAAGGTGACTGGTTATTGTTGTCCGGCGATTTGGGTGCAGGCAAAACGGAACTCGCACGAGGCATTATTCGCCAGATTTTCGGTGTGTATACAGATGTGCCTAGTCCTACATTCACACTCATTCAGCATTACGAGTCACCAGAAATTAAATTATTGCATACCGATCTTTATCGTCTTGAAAGTTCTGAAGAAATAGCTGAATTGGGGCTTCTGGATGAAACAGATAGCATCGTTCTGGTTGAATGGCCAGAAAAACTCGGTGCGTATATGCCGGAAAAAGCGGTGACGATACACCTGGAGGATGTTGGATCTATACGCCAATGCACGCTCCACGTCGTCCCGGATAATGCTGACTTTTTTCATGGACTTGATGATTTTATCAACCGTGAGAAGGTGCTAACCGATTTTCTGGAAAAAAACGGTTATGGGCAAGCTGTTCGAACGACATTGGCTGGTGACGCATCAAGCCGTCGCTATGAGAGACTTGAGATGGATAATAAGCGTTTCATCTTGATGGACTGGCCGGCTCTTCCAAATGAAAATGATGACTATAAGGCGAAGGTTTTTCTCTCCAAAAGTGTCACGGATTTTCGTGATATATGCGCTTACTTAATCCGGTGTGGTTTGTCCGCCCCCGAAATTTACGCGCAGGATGACGCACAGGGTTTTCTGGTGTTGGAGGATTTCGGTCAACATAATTTCACAGAAACTATAGACGCGAAAGACCCGCATTTACCCATTTTATATCACGAGTCCATCATGGCTCTCGCGGCGCTTTATCATCATGCAGATACGAAAAATCCTCAAACCAACGGAAGGCAATTCAGTACGCCGGTTCGTTATGACAAAGCAATTATTTTAACCGAAATTCAGAAATTCATTGATTGGTATATGCCCTCATTAGAAAAGACCTTACCTGATAGCGCGCTTGCAGCTTGGGAAGAGATTTGGGGGACGTTGGTCACCAAGCTGGAAGCTATGAAGGTCCATGATGTGATGATGCTCAGAGATGTTCACTCGCCCAATTTGCATTGGCTCGACAATCGCCAGTCCATAAGACGTGTCGGGTTTATTGATATTCAGGACGGTATCGCCGGGCACCCCGCTTATGATGTGGTGTCGTTGCTTCAGGATGCGCGGCGCGATTTGCCGAAAGATTTTGAAGGACGGTTCAAAGCCCTTTATGTGACTGAAACTGGTCTGGATGCTGAAGATTTTGACACAGCCTATAACATTTTTGGGGTGCAGCGAAATCTTAGAATTTTGGGTATTTTTGTTTGGCTTTCGAAAGTGCAGGGCAAATCAAGCTATTTGCAACATATTCCAAGGGTGAATGGTTATATTAAGGCTGGCTTGGCACATGCGGCGCTGGCTGATTTGCGGGGCTGGTTTGAGACTTATGTTCCAGAGGTGCTGGCAACATGA
- a CDS encoding HPr family phosphocarrier protein, translated as MPEAVVEITNKRGLHARASAKFVTCARRFDAKIDVTRDGTNVPGTSIMGLMMLAASLGCSIKISAEGADAEIALAELVTLVQNGFGENDAD; from the coding sequence ATGCCTGAAGCGGTCGTGGAGATAACCAATAAACGCGGCCTTCATGCGCGTGCCTCTGCTAAATTCGTTACCTGTGCCCGCAGATTTGACGCAAAAATTGATGTCACGCGTGATGGCACAAATGTACCCGGTACGTCGATCATGGGTCTGATGATGCTGGCGGCCAGTCTCGGTTGTTCTATAAAAATATCAGCAGAAGGCGCAGATGCCGAAATTGCATTGGCAGAACTGGTCACGCTTGTGCAGAACGGTTTTGGTGAGAATGATGCCGATTAG
- a CDS encoding NAD(P)/FAD-dependent oxidoreductase encodes MNHIVIIGAGQAAAQAIVSLRQGGYEEAITLVGDEQELPYQRPPLSKKYLSGEMEAERLFFRGQEYYDNENVTLKLGCRATAISADKKTVTLEDQSDLAFSKLIICTGSRPRQLPLPGAELKNIFDVRTIADIDAMKPAFTPGKKLIIIGGGYIGLETAAVACKMGLETTVIEAADRVLARVTDSVMSAFYQRVHAEEGVTILTGTGVAGLHGTEVTVSGVELSDGRILEADCVVVGIGIVPNTELAEAAGLDVDNGIVVNDVARTSHPDIYAAGDCTQHPNDLLGRRLRLESVQNAIEQGKAAASDILGTPVAYHQIPWFWSDQYDVKLQIVGMSGDHDKIVTRGDLNSRSFAVFYFKGDQLTAVDAVNRPGEFMVAKKLVHRAAEGDVFEPDKLADESLSAKDLMAL; translated from the coding sequence ATGAATCACATTGTTATTATCGGCGCCGGTCAAGCAGCAGCACAAGCCATTGTTAGTCTCCGGCAAGGTGGATATGAAGAAGCCATCACTCTGGTCGGTGATGAACAAGAATTACCCTATCAACGCCCGCCGCTTTCAAAAAAATATTTGTCTGGTGAAATGGAGGCTGAACGGCTGTTTTTCAGGGGGCAAGAATATTATGACAATGAAAATGTGACGCTGAAACTGGGTTGCCGCGCCACGGCTATTTCTGCCGACAAAAAAACTGTGACGCTAGAAGATCAAAGCGACCTTGCTTTCTCCAAACTGATTATCTGCACAGGCTCACGCCCTCGCCAATTACCCCTTCCGGGCGCGGAACTGAAGAACATTTTTGACGTACGCACTATTGCCGATATAGACGCAATGAAACCCGCTTTTACACCAGGAAAAAAACTCATCATTATCGGGGGCGGCTATATCGGTCTCGAGACAGCAGCTGTTGCCTGCAAAATGGGTCTGGAAACCACCGTCATTGAAGCCGCTGACAGGGTGCTCGCACGGGTAACCGATTCAGTCATGTCGGCCTTTTATCAACGCGTCCATGCCGAAGAGGGTGTAACCATCCTGACAGGCACAGGCGTCGCCGGTCTTCATGGAACTGAGGTCACTGTGTCAGGCGTCGAACTGTCAGACGGACGAATTCTTGAAGCAGATTGCGTTGTTGTCGGTATCGGTATTGTACCCAATACCGAGCTGGCTGAAGCCGCTGGGCTGGACGTGGATAACGGTATTGTTGTTAATGACGTAGCCCGCACATCCCATCCAGATATTTATGCCGCTGGAGATTGCACCCAGCACCCAAATGATTTGCTGGGTCGTCGCCTGCGCCTCGAGTCTGTTCAAAATGCCATCGAACAGGGCAAAGCCGCTGCGAGCGATATTCTCGGCACACCTGTCGCCTATCACCAGATACCTTGGTTTTGGTCAGATCAATATGACGTAAAGCTTCAGATTGTTGGTATGTCAGGCGACCACGATAAAATCGTGACCCGCGGCGATTTAAACAGCCGATCCTTCGCAGTATTCTACTTTAAGGGAGATCAACTCACTGCCGTCGATGCGGTAAACAGACCCGGCGAGTTTATGGTCGCCAAGAAACTCGTCCACCGTGCCGCCGAGGGCGACGTTTTCGAACCTGACAAGCTCGCAGATGAGAGCCTGTCAGCTAAAGACTTGATGGCTCTTTGA